tatttaatgaattaaatgttagaattattaatttattaacttcaattatctaaagaaaaataaagttagtTTCTCaatgatttattaattgatagaaattattgatttattaaatattaaaaagttgacTCCATTAagaatctaataattaaatttaaaaaataaattattttataaaattacaaaaagttgACGCGGCATGAATTGATGGATGccaaattaaactttataGGAAGTGCAAGTGTACAAGTCAAGTATCTCAAGAAAGAGTCAAATTTAACCTATTTAATGAAGTCTAGAGTAGAGACTAAACTGACGTAAAGGTAAAAGAAGTTGAATTAGCATTGTCTATGAGGGTCATTTTGAACCCTATTCCATTCAAATTagcaaaaagaagagaaagagataaTGCAGCAGTTGGAAAGCAAGTCCCATCAACACTTCATTGCTAGTTTTCTCGACTCTTGACtacatttattatataatcaacTTGAAGAGGAATTTTCCTGGAAACTTCCTAGTTATGCAAGGCCAACTTGTTTATTAATACCCACATAATTCAGTACACACACATCAAGATCGTAATGACATTAATGGCTCTCTTATTCTATGATCCTTGTTCACCCAGATATGAGTCTAAACCTTCTAATTTAACGGATGAATACAGCTGGGCAATATTTTGAGCACcctaatgaaaaattatatggGAAAATCAGAATTACGATTAAAAGACTGTTGTTGGTTCGGACAAGAACATGATTGAGACTGACAAGAATTTGCTGtcttaatatgataatttatgAAAGGACGTTTTAGAGTATTAGGATTAGGAATCTCGCAACTAGCAATCTACTTCCTTAATACTCGATAAAATTCACTACAGCAGGTATTAGGTTTCTAGCAGACAGACAGAAGAAGAACAAGATTCACTATAGCAAAAGCTTGTATGTTTTTACTTGCAGAAACTCTGAATAGTAAAAGAGGAAGAGAGATCACAAATAACAAGTCCAGTTCGAAGactgttttttgtttttgttttccaAACATATAATGCACCCTGTGATGTCAAGTATTAACTGCATCATCAAGAACATGTTTCTTGATATTCTTCCTTTGTTGAAAGATTCATTTTCCTGTAAGCTTTCTATTATATCCTTGTACAAAGAGTGCATCTTGtgctttaattatatatttatatgtatatttaggCTCCTTCAAAATGCTTGCAATGCAATTCTAGATTCTGCAATTAACTAACCTGAAACAAGACAGGTCACAGCAAAGAAACAGCTTCTTTCTCAGAAGGGAAGAATTGAGTCTTGGCTTCTGCTAAGTCTAGACGATGAAGATGATGACTTCCCACTTGAGGAGAATGACCTTTTCATTGCAATAGGTGCCTTCTGCAATGCATGACTAATTGAAGAACTCTTCATCAGCTTCCTGAAACTTATATTTCCATTGCTTCCCCGCTTCAGAACATTCTTCGATTTTGAGTGCTTTAGTCGAACCATTTGGATATCCAAGTTTTCTCCATGTTTACCAGGAATAACTTTACCTACAGAACTATAAATTGCCATAGCAGAAGAGGAATCCAACGAAGCAGACCTCCTCACAGGTTGCATTTCGGCCTTTATTGTCAGTCTGGTGTCAACTAAATCACTTTGTACTCGAGAATGATTCCCCAAAACAGCGAAATTCAAACCCGTTTTCGAGTTTCCACCAATTGTTTCATCTTCAATTGGTAATGCGCAGTTCGTATCATCTCCATCTCTCACTTCATCAGTACCATCTTCTCCAACTGAATTGCTTATCGTTATCAACCCACTATTATTTGTAGAATTCTCCGTCTGTGATCCTCCAGTTGAGCTCAAGTCACTCGATGTAGATTCCGGTAACTCCACTTGAACATCAAAGTTATCGGATATTACAGGGGCACGACATAAAGGGCAATTCTTGTGTGATCTTAACCAAGTATCAATACAGGGTATGTGAAAAGCATGGCTACACTTTGGCAAGAGCCTGAGACTCTCGTCTTCTTGGAACTCATTTAAGCAAACAGAGCACTCTGTTCCTTCTATCAACCCttcatcttttttatatttaaaaactgCGATCGAATCGATAACAGATTGTTGAAGACCGACTGTGTTGATATACCAAATAGGATGGTCGAGTTGTGGTCCTTGATCTTCATCGAGAAAGTCCTCCTGAGTAGCAAAAATTATAGGCGGTAGACTTCTCGATCTTGTTGAAATTCTATTCCTAGCTCTTAAAATTGTAGCTAAGATACAAACAAGAATTGCAGCACCAATGAAGCCACCCATGATGATCATACCTGTTGTGAGTACATGCTTTTGAGCTGCACTTCCTGCCTCATATAATGGGTTCGGCAGAACTAGCGGTGGCTCAAGTGGAAGAGGCTCTGGTCGTGGTTTTGGTGGCCGTGGCCTTGGTGGTGGTGCTTGTTTTGATACAGGCGGCGAAGGAAAAGGATTTCCATCAACACAAAGATACTTACAAACAAGAGGACAGATTTGGAAACAAGAACCATTACATTTCCCATCAAGATTTAAATGTGGGTTGCAATCTTCATCACAATAATCAACGGAACCCTTACCGGATTTAGGTTGATCAAGCTTCATTTTTGCTGACAGAAAACAGTCACAGAAACAGGGGACAGGGATAATACATAAGCATACTTGAAAAAGTGCTAGTGCGTGTGAAATGGAGCATGTAGGTATGTAGAATttgaggaaaaaaagaaaagaagatcgTTAAAGGTGGGCCTGTTTTTGAAGTTTTCTTGCTGGCACAAAGAATGGCCCAGATTTTGATGATAATGAAGACTCTTTTTGGTCAGTCTTTCTACAAAGTTATTGCAGTAATACAGGAAATATCGCTTTCATTGGAAGACTTTGTTGGCGCTGGGACATTTACTCGATGCTTCTTCCATCCCTGTTTGTACTTAAAATTGGCTTAGAAATGGACCTTTCTGGTCTTCTTTTCCGCGTAAACTTTAGGAtgtattgaataaaaaaatgcttcaatgaatttatgaaattacaaaaatataacaatttaaatCAGAGCATCATCTCATCAAATCTATTCATCATTTTTCCAAATACTGATTGGGCTCAATTCGGCCTAAACTGTTTCAGCCTTGGCGTGGACGAATTGTTATATTACGGAGTCGAGTCTATGATTTCTCATGTACCAAAAGTAAGGTCTTTACTTTAAACGTTAAAAGTgactacttttctttttttactgtGCCTtatcttcttattctttttactGTATTAATATTAGTGTTActaatttcttattatattttttattttaattttatatttttagtgtattttatattttcagtgtattttatgtttttttttcttattacaatactaaatttatcttttaataatatgctagtatttttataaggttaacaatttaatttttatattaaaatatttttagtatatatatatatataggtattaaattatattactttttactttaaaaattctcacttttaattatttcttatcattacataataatattttaattttaaaatttaaatataaaaataaaaataaaaataaaatatcaaagttaataatttatattcataattataactACAAAACATAATCATATGTTATGAACATAAGTTCATTAGTAAAAACTGTAAACATCAATCTTAAAACTACAAGTTTGTAAGTTAACGAGAggttcataaattataaattataaattcattacAAGTATATTTAAAGTTCATATATAGTAtcctataaatttataaaaacatatagGTCCATtcgttaaaaataaaagattcaaaatttataaattataagttaataatatatacacATGAGATCATAGATTATGATTTAGAAATTCATAATTTGAAAGGAAAATTCATACTGTAACCAATGAATTTAGAGTTTAGAATTGATGAATCTACACttatatttgatgaacctATAAGTAATGCTTAATGATCTTGTTGTTTAtaactatatttattagtaaatcTTCAGTAGATATACATTGTACTACCAATGTATCTATGATTTATGTCTAATGAGTCTACAATTTATATCTAATGAACCTAATGAAAATGcataatagtaaaaatttaatgtcacataaaaataaatatgatatattataaaaaaaaaagttagaaCTATCTTTgaagttattaaaaaaactaataaaaaatgttagaatttgtaaataaaaatttcattgagaattttaaatcataaaattacaGGTTCGaaagttaataataaattcataaattataaattataagttcattataagtatatcttatgttcatatataataTCCTAGaagttcataaaaatatacagATTCACaggttaaaaataaaatgtttataatttataaactataaGTTCATCACACGAACAtctgaaatttatatattatagtttagaaattcataatttgaaaaacatATTCATATCTTAACTGATAAATTTACagttcaaattgataaatctaTAAGCAATACTTAATGATCTTgttatttataactatatttaacaataaatcTTCAATGAACATACATTGTACTACCAATGAACctacaatttatatttaatgaacctAATGAAAATGTGTGACAGTGAAAATTCAAtgtcatataaaaaataaatatgatattttataaaaagaaataaaactaTCCTTGAAGTCATTAAAAAAACTACTAAAAAtgttagaatttttaaataaaaaattatattgaaaattttacacaaataaaattttaattctttattaatatttgattataaaaatcaactactaattaaattactaattttaaataataaaataatcaatatttctaatgaaaataaaattaattttaaaatttaatacttaatacaattattaatttactaaaatatcaaatatagaattatattatgaaatatagAATTAACTAGTTTGGACATGACTATTTTGTTGTGTAAAAGACTataaaagcaaataaaagaaaaagtacatTTAGTATATACGTTggtcttaaaataaaataaaaaaaagtattataaatttagcaATTATTCATACAGATGTTAAATAACTCAGGTCGAGAGATTGTTACATGTATCTGAGTTCATGATATAATTTAGCGGTGTAGCCTATGTGGCTCCAGAATAAATTTACTCTATCTCCTTGACCAAGTCCAATTAATAGCAGTTTGATTTTGGTACATAACTATTCATAgtaattaaagagaaaaaagagacCGTATGGTCATAtcccttctcttttcttcaatAAGCAAATTACAGAACGAAATTATTGATATTCTCATTTATGAGAATTAGAAAaggtttaatattttaatttctttattaccATCCATTGATGTTATTCAGAATTTATCACTctttatatcaaatataattgataataaaatattataaatcaatcTATTATGTCTAAAAAAGACGAAATTGACTAAGTTTATATTTCActataatagaaaaactaaGAGATTATATTATGGACAGGCTCTAGTCAGAGAGCCCGATTCGACCTAGAATCTTTCAGATAATCAAGAGAACAAGTCCTATTATAACTACCGACCTACATCTATGAAGTTCTATTTCTAGTAGGATAGAAAGACTATCGATGTCTATATAAGGAACTATGGTCTAACGATTACAGGTACATGTTATTTTacatattcattatatttaatttacttttttacaAATTACCGATTTAATCATCAGAATAAATAGTCGGACAACCCCATTCGGCGCTTTCTAACCATTTTTGCAAATACTCCGAAGATAAAACCAGCCCTTAGAAGATTTTGTTGATAGCTCAATCATTGACCGAGTTATTAATAgtgattattttttactatgtaATGTGTGATATATTAGTTCTGATAAGttcttttagaaaaactaATTCCAATTGAGTACGAAATGAGTAAGAGTAGGACTGATAGTAATAATATCACTTGGAGCAtctaccttttcttttctctaaatgCATCCCAGCAAAATCCTTTCCCTCTTTACCTAAAATTGAGTTAGATTCCTAAATCAACGctccttttttaaaattttgaagagcCGAGATTTCACTATTGAATGTGTAGTAAGCCCTTATGGTTCCTTAGCACTAAAAGATTAAACTCTAGCTTTATTGAAAAATGTAAAGTTTGCCCAAAAAAACTAgaattatagttttattaatagaagaattaaaataaagagtgaAATAAACGGTATTATTGAGACATGTATAATTTCAAGAcaaatgtaaaatataaagctaaatttatttatgatactctttttagtttaaaaatatattttattttcaattcatatgtggattaataaatatattctttctACTTATGTCTCTAAAACGTATagaaaatgtataaaatttgagaattaattgtatataataatatttatactaattaatGAAGGATATATTTAACATATGACTTactaaactaataatttaagaaataacttaatttataacagataaaaataaaaggctATCCTATAGAACGAAAGGAGTATAATAGAAAGTACAATGGAGAAGACTATTGAGATACGCTTAGgaaattatgaataaataaacaatatatatatatataactgggcaacattttataaagttacaatatatatagttctaataaaaaaatacatgtgGCGTACATAAGAATTTATAatgttattaaatattaatcaaataaaatgataatattaaatgtaatataatactttttttgtCAAGGCTTTATATCTTGCATCCTGAACCACATTATATTATGGTCTGGCCAGGTACAATACGtgtatcaaaatttttatgtgtgtgtttttttta
The sequence above is drawn from the Ricinus communis isolate WT05 ecotype wild-type chromosome 7, ASM1957865v1, whole genome shotgun sequence genome and encodes:
- the LOC8278152 gene encoding RING-H2 finger protein ATL54, whose translation is MKLDQPKSGKGSVDYCDEDCNPHLNLDGKCNGSCFQICPLVCKYLCVDGNPFPSPPVSKQAPPPRPRPPKPRPEPLPLEPPLVLPNPLYEAGSAAQKHVLTTGMIIMGGFIGAAILVCILATILRARNRISTRSRSLPPIIFATQEDFLDEDQGPQLDHPIWYINTVGLQQSVIDSIAVFKYKKDEGLIEGTECSVCLNEFQEDESLRLLPKCSHAFHIPCIDTWLRSHKNCPLCRAPVISDNFDVQVELPESTSSDLSSTGGSQTENSTNNSGLITISNSVGEDGTDEVRDGDDTNCALPIEDETIGGNSKTGLNFAVLGNHSRVQSDLVDTRLTIKAEMQPVRRSASLDSSSAMAIYSSVGKVIPGKHGENLDIQMVRLKHSKSKNVLKRGSNGNISFRKLMKSSSISHALQKAPIAMKRSFSSSGKSSSSSSRLSRSQDSILPF